A stretch of the Mesorhizobium huakuii genome encodes the following:
- a CDS encoding YeeE/YedE family protein, which yields MKHTKLRPVAALAAGTLFGFGLALSGMLDPVRVQGFLDVFGVWDPSLAFVLGGAVAVAMAGMASIRRMSRPLLADRFHVPMNSRIDAPLVIGSAIFGLGWGLGGFCPGPALASLSLGLTPTPVFVAFMLAGMVAHDRFFVERPS from the coding sequence GTGAAACACACCAAACTACGGCCTGTCGCCGCCTTGGCCGCGGGCACGCTTTTCGGGTTTGGCCTGGCCCTGTCGGGCATGCTCGATCCTGTCCGCGTCCAGGGCTTTCTCGACGTCTTTGGCGTGTGGGATCCAAGTCTTGCCTTCGTGCTGGGCGGCGCCGTCGCGGTCGCGATGGCAGGCATGGCCTCTATCCGGCGGATGTCGCGACCGCTGCTGGCGGATCGTTTCCATGTGCCAATGAACTCGCGGATCGACGCCCCTCTCGTCATCGGCTCGGCGATCTTCGGCCTGGGATGGGGCCTGGGCGGGTTTTGCCCCGGCCCGGCCTTGGCTTCGCTGTCGCTTGGGCTGACGCCAACCCCGGTCTTCGTGGCCTTCATGCTGGCGGGCATGGTTGCCCATGACCGCTTCTTCGTCGAGCGGCCATCATGA
- a CDS encoding class I SAM-dependent methyltransferase → MTALDLCCGDGYFTAPLAKIVSGRVYALDLDPEMIVAAKAEVKQLGVSVLKWIVADAGEVAELIPEKIDFVLIANTFHGVPDQPALVKAVAGTLKPRALFALVNWHQLPREHTTVLGQPRGPRTEMRMSPEAVSAVVEAAGFRLLRMVDLPPYHYGAVFEHKG, encoded by the coding sequence ATGACGGCTCTGGACCTGTGCTGCGGCGACGGCTATTTCACCGCTCCGCTTGCGAAAATCGTCAGTGGTCGCGTCTATGCGCTCGACCTCGACCCGGAAATGATCGTGGCGGCCAAGGCCGAGGTGAAGCAGCTCGGCGTTTCGGTCCTGAAGTGGATTGTCGCGGATGCCGGCGAAGTCGCGGAACTGATACCTGAAAAGATCGATTTTGTGCTGATCGCCAACACCTTCCACGGTGTGCCCGATCAGCCGGCCCTCGTCAAAGCCGTGGCCGGTACGCTTAAGCCGCGCGCCCTGTTTGCACTCGTCAATTGGCATCAGCTGCCGCGAGAGCACACGACCGTGCTTGGTCAGCCGCGCGGCCCCAGGACGGAGATGCGCATGTCACCCGAAGCGGTGTCGGCGGTTGTGGAGGCTGCTGGTTTCCGGCTTCTGCGAATGGTTGATCTGCCACCGTATCACTACGGGGCGGTGTTCGAACACAAGGGATGA
- a CDS encoding sulfite exporter TauE/SafE family protein, whose amino-acid sequence MSATLFATLGSGSLVGFTLGLVGGGGSILATPLLLYVVGVAQPHIAIGTGALAVAANAFANFGSHALKGHVWWRCALVFAALGSVGAFAGSTLGKSIDGAHLLFLFGLLMLVVGGLMVRPRRSTSTTVRRVDAKMCAMTAAVAIVAGAASGFFGIGGGFLIVPGLILATGMPTINAIGTSLLAVAAFGLATAFNYAQSGMVDWQLAGEFIIGGIGGGLIGMLAATRLASYKNALNRVFAALIFVVAGYVLYRSIGAFALG is encoded by the coding sequence ATGAGCGCTACATTGTTTGCCACCCTGGGCTCTGGCAGCCTGGTCGGTTTCACCCTTGGCCTAGTCGGCGGTGGCGGATCGATCCTTGCCACGCCGCTCCTGCTCTATGTCGTCGGCGTCGCCCAACCCCACATCGCCATCGGCACCGGCGCGCTTGCGGTGGCCGCCAACGCATTCGCGAACTTTGGCAGCCATGCCTTGAAGGGTCACGTCTGGTGGCGCTGCGCGCTTGTCTTCGCCGCACTGGGTTCCGTGGGAGCTTTCGCGGGATCGACGCTCGGAAAGTCGATCGACGGGGCGCATCTGCTTTTCCTCTTCGGGCTGCTGATGCTGGTGGTCGGCGGCTTGATGGTCCGACCCAGGCGTAGCACTTCGACCACGGTCCGGCGCGTCGACGCCAAAATGTGCGCGATGACCGCAGCGGTCGCCATCGTCGCCGGCGCGGCCTCCGGCTTCTTCGGCATCGGTGGCGGCTTCCTCATCGTTCCCGGGCTGATCCTGGCCACCGGAATGCCGACAATCAATGCGATAGGCACATCCCTGCTTGCCGTCGCGGCCTTCGGTCTTGCCACGGCCTTCAACTACGCACAATCGGGAATGGTTGACTGGCAGTTGGCCGGCGAATTCATCATTGGCGGCATCGGCGGCGGCTTGATCGGCATGTTGGCGGCGACGCGCCTGGCATCCTACAAGAACGCGCTCAACCGCGTCTTTGCCGCGCTGATCTTTGTCGTTGCGGGCTATGTTCTCTACCGGAGCATCGGCGCGTTCGCGCTGGGGTAG
- the blh gene encoding bifunctional sulfur transferase/dioxygenase Blh, with protein MTMIRVNDVLSVGPQPSISEIRSLAFHGFAGMINARPDEEEASQPGNAAEREAAGHADVSYAFIPVTMPTITEADMWAFQAAMADAGGPVFAHCKTGTRALTLYVLGEALDGRMSSQDIAALGLKLGIDLSAASRWFEAHRQLRPEVKGFFDPRTGSVQYVVSDPDTRKCAIVDPVLDFDEKSGATTTRNADALLSYVAENGLSVEWILDTHPHADHLSAAQYLKQKTGAPTAIGAPVVDVQRLWRGIYNWPELRVDGSQWDRLFSDGDTFKVGSIAARVMFSPGHTLASITYVIGNAAFVHDTIFMPDSGTARADFPGGDARILWKSIQNILELPDETRLFTGHDYQPGGRAPKWESTVGEQKRANAHLAGVDEEAFAGLRVARDRTLPMPKLILHALQVNIQAGRLPEPEANGTRYLKFPLDALQGAVW; from the coding sequence ATGACCATGATCCGTGTAAATGACGTGTTGAGCGTCGGTCCCCAGCCCTCGATCTCCGAAATCCGGTCGCTTGCCTTCCATGGCTTTGCGGGAATGATCAACGCCCGTCCTGACGAGGAAGAGGCCTCCCAGCCCGGAAACGCCGCCGAGCGGGAAGCGGCTGGTCACGCCGATGTTTCCTACGCCTTCATACCCGTGACCATGCCGACCATCACCGAGGCGGACATGTGGGCCTTCCAGGCGGCTATGGCCGATGCCGGCGGCCCGGTCTTTGCGCATTGCAAGACCGGCACGCGCGCCCTGACCCTGTATGTACTGGGCGAGGCACTCGATGGCCGTATGTCATCCCAGGATATCGCGGCTCTCGGCTTGAAACTCGGCATCGACCTGTCGGCGGCGTCGCGATGGTTCGAAGCGCACAGGCAACTGCGACCGGAGGTGAAGGGGTTCTTCGATCCCCGGACAGGGAGCGTGCAATATGTGGTTTCGGACCCGGATACCCGAAAATGCGCCATTGTCGATCCGGTTCTTGATTTCGACGAGAAGTCCGGAGCGACCACGACGCGCAACGCCGACGCGCTGCTTTCCTATGTTGCGGAGAACGGGTTGAGTGTCGAATGGATACTCGACACCCATCCTCATGCCGACCATTTGTCGGCCGCGCAGTATCTGAAGCAGAAGACGGGCGCCCCGACCGCGATCGGAGCGCCGGTGGTCGATGTCCAGCGCCTGTGGCGGGGCATCTACAACTGGCCCGAACTTCGTGTCGACGGCTCGCAATGGGACAGGCTGTTCTCGGATGGCGACACGTTCAAGGTCGGTTCCATAGCCGCGCGCGTCATGTTTTCGCCCGGTCACACCTTGGCGTCGATCACCTACGTGATCGGCAACGCGGCCTTTGTTCACGACACCATCTTCATGCCTGACAGCGGCACGGCTCGTGCCGACTTCCCAGGTGGTGACGCCCGCATCCTGTGGAAATCGATCCAGAATATCCTGGAACTTCCGGACGAAACCCGCCTGTTTACAGGCCATGACTACCAGCCGGGCGGACGCGCGCCGAAGTGGGAAAGCACGGTCGGCGAGCAGAAGCGCGCCAATGCACACCTGGCCGGCGTGGACGAAGAGGCCTTTGCCGGATTGCGTGTGGCGCGTGACCGAACGCTGCCGATGCCGAAACTCATCCTGCATGCCTTGCAGGTCAACATCCAGGCGGGGCGTCTGCCGGAGCCGGAAGCAAACGGTACGCGCTATCTGAAATTTCCCCTCGATGCATTGCAAGGAGCCGTGTGGTGA
- the bigR gene encoding sulfite-sensing transcriptional repressor BigR, whose translation MSPAAMESRAGEVAALLKILAHPMRLMLVCTLVEGEYSVSRLEEMLGIHQPSLSQQLTVLRDANIVETRRDGKQIFYRLTAEKAAQLVAALYTIFCSDGRP comes from the coding sequence ATGTCGCCCGCCGCCATGGAATCGCGCGCCGGTGAAGTGGCGGCTCTGTTGAAGATCCTGGCGCATCCAATGCGGCTGATGCTCGTCTGCACCCTTGTCGAAGGCGAGTATTCGGTCAGCCGGCTGGAAGAAATGCTCGGCATCCATCAACCGAGCCTTTCCCAGCAACTGACGGTGTTGCGCGACGCCAACATTGTGGAAACGCGGCGAGACGGCAAACAGATCTTCTACCGGCTGACCGCCGAGAAGGCCGCTCAATTGGTGGCGGCACTTTACACGATCTTCTGTTCGGACGGCCGGCCATGA